The genomic region aaaattgcaagtttATTGGGAATAGAGGGAGCAATCAACCCCCTTGGagtattgtttttcctttcgCCATTTGGCTTTTATGGAAGCATAGGAATGAGGTGGTTTTTAAAAACCATCATGCGCTGTTTCAGGCCTTCGAATTTCAGCATTGTGGGTTGATGCCGAAGATTGCAGGTAATAGAAAGGTCGTGCGTGTCAGGTGGGAGAAGCCTCAAGCTGGCTGGTTCCACCTTAACACTGATGGATCTACTTCAGCTAGCTATGGCAGAGTAGGATGCGGTAGCCTGATCAGAAATGACCTAGGGGAATGGGTCGGGGGCTTTTCGAGGAGGCTCAACTGCCTGAATAGCTTCATTGCAGAATTGTGGGGCCTTAGAAAGGGTCTTCTGCTATGTATTAACATTCAGCTTGATGCCATGGCTCTTGTTCAGCTCCTTACCAGCTCTTTTGACTCTAATCTCTCTATTTTGCCTCTCCTTGATGATTGTAGGCAAATGACTTCCCAAATAGCCCAAGTCCAGATTGTGCATTGCTATCGGGAAGCTAATTCTTGTGCTAATTGTTTGACTAGAATAGGGGCTGAACAAGAAAGACCTTTGGTTTTCTATCAAGATCCACCTGTGGATCTTTGGGACCTGCTAAGCTCGGATAGATCTGGTTTGTACTTTAATAGGACCATCTCCAAGCCTCCCCTCCCCCTTAGCTTGCTTGTTAATGTTATTTcctttctacccaaaaaaaaaaaaaagaatattggtaaatgataaataaataaataaaaagaaagaaaacagcgTCGTTTCGTTTCCTTTTAGTCTCTGTTTCTTtatcttctctttctttcaagCAAACCtttccaaagaaaaaacaatgtaatgggtttttttctcacaaaggtttttttgggtttccagcAAAAAATCTCTCCAGCTCTCTGTCATtgaataaccttttttttttttccctgatttTGTTTGTAGCTCTGTATTCAAACTATATTCATTTAAATGGAGAAGACAGTTCAACCTTCCAATAAGGTATAAATGATATCTTTCAAAGAACTTTCctttttcaagtttttcattttaatgtAGAAGTTGTAGAGTTTATTGGGTCTCTTAGGCTCAGTGACCCCTTGTAATCTGTCCACTCTAGTGTGGTATATTAGTTTGAACAAACTGTAATTCTAAAATTGAACCCATTAGCTGAGCATTTGctttattgaaattttcttgtTGAGTTGAACCCATTAGCTGATTGTTTGCtttattgaaatttaagttgaaCCCATTAGCTGAGTATTTGCTTTATTGAAACTTTCTTGTGTGAGTTGAACCCATTTGCTGATTATTTgctttattaaaatttaagttgAACCCATTAGCTTAGTATTTGctttattgaaattttcttgtGTGTATTTTGTGTTTGAAATGTTTTAGTGCAAGAGGAACCATGTGGGTTTGGAGGATAGGATAAGTCAGTTCCCAGATGAAATACTAGTCTCTATTCTGTCTTTCTTGACTTTTGAAGAAGCAGTCAGAACTAGTGTTCTTTCGCACCGATGGAAACATCTGTGGCCGTTCTTCACTGGTAGTTTGGACTTTGATGATCCGGATACAATGTGGGACATTGCGGATGAAAAGAAACAATTGAAAGTCAAAAGGAATAATTTTGCGAAAAGGGTGAACCGTATTCTAAAATTACATCAAGGCTCAAATATAGACCAGTTCAGAGTTTCTTTTGAGTTTAATAGATATTCTAAACATCGCATTGATGGATGGATTGACTTTGCAATGTCAAAGAGAGTTAAGAGGGTTGAATTGGACTTTACACCAACATGGGTATGCAAGAGTCAAATGCGTTATACATTTCCACATGAACGGTTTACAAAACTCGAAAGTTCTGTTGGAGTATCTTGCATCGAGTCCCTGATGTCCCTCACTCTAATGAACGTACGTGTAACTGGCAAGCTTCTTGAGCACTTGCTATCCAATTGTCCCTTGCTTGAAAGATTACATGTCTCTGATTCTGATGATCTAGTGACTCTGAAGGTTTGTGGTTCATCACTGCGGTTGAAGTACTTACACATAATACGTTGTTTAGAATTTAAGAGTATTGAGATTTTTGCACCAAATCTTGAGTCTTTGAGCCTCGTTGGTAGACAAACCGAGATGCATGTTAATCATGCACCTTGTCTTCTAGATGTATGTATAGGGGGAAGCAAACCTGTGAATTCTGCAATTTGCCCTCTTTCAAGCTACCTTTCTCAGCTACAGAGTTTGATACTTCACATTTGCATTTATCCAAATGTAAGTACTTTAACATACTTTTTCAATCTCTTGCATTTATGTTTATATGGTTTTACACAATGTTCTCTCATTTCTCGATTGTTTAATTCAGGAAAAATTGGAATTCTTAAAATTTCAACCATTAACCAATCTTAGACACCTCAAATGGAGAGTTACTGCATCTGATGGAGAGAGCCTTGTCTATTTAATATCAATGATAGAAGCAGCACCTTTCTTACGGAAATTTACTTTGGAGGTGACCACTCTTACTTCATAGCTTGCCACTTGAGCGTAGTTATAACTTTCATTCTTTAATTTAGGTGATGCTATTTGCATATTTGGCTTATGgttttccatcttttttttatcCATTGAAAAGATATCTCTTGAACTTGACTTGTCATTTGCCATgagcatatatattatttttgtgagtTCTATTAGATTCATCATCTTCACTCTTCAAGGTTTAGCAATTTCTTCCATAAGTGAATTTTCAACTTTCCTACAGCCCCCTAACCTTGCTCTGACATTCTCTCTAATGGTTCCAAATATGGCTTATGTAATTTTCCCTTCATGTAATTTGATAATCattatttgtagtttgattgtgatatATAAAACAAGGAAAACATTAGTGAAAGCTTAGTCTCCTAGGACATGCATGTAGAGCAGCAAGTTGATGTGTTTTTAGTGAAACTTTATAATTAAATGAAACCTAGAAATGATTTTTGTATCAGTGGTGATCAGTTTAGTAATGTCACTAGTTCTATTGAATTTTcggagtttttttttaattttattattatataaatgatTACAACAACCATTCTAAGTTATCTCTTTGGTATCCAGTGTCCAATGTCATCATTGTGCCTAATTTAATTATCGATATAccttttttagtgttttttcttttttctaatttgtacaacttaatttcttttgttttctagCATGATTTAAATGCACAAAGCCATTACTTCTATATTTACAAGCCTCAAAAATTGAGTTGTGAAGCATTCTAGGCTTGCTTAAAGCCCAAAGCGCCAAAGGGAAAGTGCTTCTTAAGTGCTCGTTTGACTATGCGGTTTCTAGCTGCACTTTTTCAAAGTGTaacttttgaactttttttttcctagatatagttttttaaaacaaGCCCATTTTCAGAAAGCTCGGGGGAAAATTTTTTAGCAAACTGGCTTACTAGTGAGCCTTCATATTAAGTGCACCTAATGCAAATTGGCTTGCTTTTTTCTGACATTGCAAGGCATAAATCAATTCCTAAACTTATATGCTCAACTTAGCAAGTGGTTAAAACCTAAAGGCTAAAACGCTACCCAAAACCCACATACCTGTTTGTCTAAAAGTCACTAAAAGGGTGATATTTTATTTCCGggtatattttgatttattcatgtcttttgtttttattattactatcaTGGTTGTGAATCAAACACAGGGAATGtattagtttattattttttaaattatgatgtagaaatattaaaaattgaagtTGCCTATACATAGGATATGAAACTCTTAACCAAcaagttttgtgaaattttatatTGATGTAATCTTTTGAGATAGTTGATTtgaaatattacattttttttttatacatcaaAAAAAGCTTACATGACTTAGGAGTTAGGACACATGTAAG from Castanea sativa cultivar Marrone di Chiusa Pesio chromosome 11, ASM4071231v1 harbors:
- the LOC142615452 gene encoding F-box protein At5g03100-like, with amino-acid sequence MEKTVQPSNKCKRNHVGLEDRISQFPDEILVSILSFLTFEEAVRTSVLSHRWKHLWPFFTGSLDFDDPDTMWDIADEKKQLKVKRNNFAKRVNRILKLHQGSNIDQFRVSFEFNRYSKHRIDGWIDFAMSKRVKRVELDFTPTWVCKSQMRYTFPHERFTKLESSVGVSCIESLMSLTLMNVRVTGKLLEHLLSNCPLLERLHVSDSDDLVTLKVCGSSLRLKYLHIIRCLEFKSIEIFAPNLESLSLVGRQTEMHVNHAPCLLDVCIGGSKPVNSAICPLSSYLSQLQSLILHICIYPNEKLEFLKFQPLTNLRHLKWRVTASDGESLVYLISMIEAAPFLRKFTLELLWSKPLIEREFRKVMKYPNEHLKEVEIMGFAGRAIDMELTVYLLESAIKLEKIVINPRSPALVGTPWEFETTEKNEGAIECANQLKKNLPQGAELLIL